In a single window of the Mus pahari unplaced genomic scaffold, PAHARI_EIJ_v1.1 scaffold_8847_1, whole genome shotgun sequence genome:
- the LOC110315831 gene encoding histocompatibility antigen 60c-like, with protein MASPKYLGSRLNPAFSFTASHQDLPEPPCMDTPDTLLGPTAYLDPDSLSCQLIVKYRASSGKCSVNKMPLLHFDDEKQEGNAAEVCTDLLQSLRDILEVMWNLQSGNHALHVTIISKYNQGEFLHGHWAISTDEQCGICFDPFDKTWRESHSGASCAMGQLKENKELEQGLRNVLVGDFSLCLKKLSPYSREMPTLPTTAAHVDQPPSMACKSNLFVELIMILLIYFLWHVF; from the exons ATGGCATCTCCAAAATATTTGGGTTCTCGATTAAATCCAGCCTTctccttcacagcttcacaccaGGATCTCCCTGAGCCTCCATGCATGGACACCCCTGACACACTCCTGGGCCCCACAGCTTACTTAG ATCCAGACTCCCTAAGTTGCCAATTAATTGTCAAGTATCGTGCCTCATCTGGAAAGTGCTCAGTGAACAAAATGCCTCTCCTTCATTTTGATGATGAAAAACAGGAGGGAAATGCCGCTGAAGTGTGCACTGATTTGCTCCAAAGCCTGAGAGATATTTTAGAAGTGATGTGGAACCTGCAATCAG GTAATCACGCCTTACATGTCACCATAATATCTAAATATAATCAAGGAGAATTCCTTCATGGACACTGGGCGATCAGCACTGATGAACAGTGTGGCATCTGCTTTGATCCATTTGATAAGACCTGGAGAGAGAGTCATTCTGGTGCCAGCTGTGCCATGGGGCAACTGAAGGAAAACAAGGAACTAGAACAAGGTCTCAGGAATGTCCTCGTGGGAGATTTCAGTCTCTGCCTCAAGAAATTGTCGCCATACTCCAGAGAAATGCCAA ccTTGCCAACCACTGCTGCACATGTGGACCAGCCTCCATCCATGGCATGCAAGTCCAACCTCTTTGTTGAGTTGATAATGATATTGCTCATCTACTTCCTCTGGCATGTTTTCTAA